The following proteins come from a genomic window of Hoplias malabaricus isolate fHopMal1 chromosome 15, fHopMal1.hap1, whole genome shotgun sequence:
- the mfhas1 gene encoding malignant fibrous histiocytoma-amplified sequence 1 homolog isoform X2: MAENETNLKTARLWRDAALRSRKLRSSLRQLTLSTKNSQTITLPEDIKEIEVLNLGNNSLEELPDGLGSTLTRLRILILRRNKFAAVPSAVFQLSQLVELDISHNCLSHFSEDIDLLKGLKKLCISHNKIQYLPSQIGTLQCLEELDISFNEIHDFPRSFSQLRRLRTLDVDHNKLQCFPPETLALSDLEELDCSGNKLEGLPGNIMMLQSIKILWLSSTHLSSLPETFCDLQNLESLMLDNNLLTALPHSFGKMQKLKMLNLSSNCFENFPQVILKITRLEELYLSRNMLSFLPEEIGQLSNLANLWLDNNRITFLPDSIVELEKLEELVLQGNQIAILPDNFGKFAKVNIWKIKDNPLIQPPYEVCMKGIPYIAAYQKELAHSQSAVKPRLKLVLMGQRNAGKTRLRQCIVSKSSDNKTTPGGRGIDVTNWVADVHRCLTFIVYDLSGKQNYDLIKPFFLSPGALYILVVNLKSYTCKTFYSNVGCFLHLLGAKVPHAVVCMVGTHTDLCDESELEEKCLDIHRQIYLQEKRDIECLQTLAMQVDQALEQGYDIRASSPHVLFYGVSDKNLRRKKAQLQYMLNNRLQILSPVFCVSCVEAQKNIQRLKEKLMSVADHREIFPNLHRVLPKSWQMLEELHFKPQDLWLSWWDSARLGLQAGLTEDRLQSALSYLHESGKLLYFEDSITLKEYVFHNLPRFIAILNVFFQKDLAVMLEKLNSEAEGGDNTTASQMKHHVEAFVLHGLLPSNIIRLLLKPLVQTQQDLHLIMELLEKMGVCYCVNKPRSKPLNGATVLYKFPSLVSNEEAHAEPWLNGGSQIPSQFFSVEQLQIEYSFPFLIPPGLFARYSVQINNHVVQRSDGRNFIFAYRGKVPVMVSYRPSRNRLQPETLAISSHASLPNIWTAWQAVTPLLEELNVLLQEWPGLHFSVNVLCSKCLKRGSPNPHSFPATVSLNENESQLSSAQEPRRSRSSGF; this comes from the exons ATGGCCGAGAATGAGACAAATCTGAAGACAGCCAGGTTATGGAGGGACGCTGCTTTGCGCTCCCGAAAGCTGAGGAGCAGTCTGCGACAGCTCACCCTCAGCACAAAAAACAGCCAGACTATCACCCTGCCTGAGGACATCAAGGAGATTGAAGTGCTCAATCTTGGTAATAATTCCTTGGAAGAGCTTCCAGATGGACTTGGTTCCACCCTGACCAGGCTTCGCATCCTTATCCTTCGCAGGAACAAGTTTGCTGCTGTGCCTTCCGCAGTGTTCCAGCTCAGTCAGCTGGTCGAGCTGGACATCAGTCACAACTGCCTGAGCCACTTCTCAGAGGATATTGATCTTCTAAAGGGGCTTAAAAAGCTCTGCATCAGCCACAACAAGATCCAGTACCTTCCGTCACAGATCGGGACGCTGCAGTGCTTGGAGGAACTTGACATCAGCTTCAACGAGATCCATGACTTCCCCAGGTCCTTTTCTCAGCTCAGAAGGCTTCGAACACTTGACGTAGACCACAACAAGCTGCAGTGTTTCCCACCAGAGACCCTCGCTCTCAGTGACTTGGAAGAGCTTGACTGCTCCGGTAATAAACTCGAGGGCCTCCCAGGTAACATAATGATGCTGCAGTCCATCAAAATCCTGTGGCTGAGCAGCACCCACCTCTCTTCATTACCCGAGACGTTCTGTGACCTACAGAACTTGGAGAGCTTGATGCTGGATAACAATCTCCTCACAGCCCTGCCGCATTCCTTTGGGAAGATGCAAAAACTGAAAATGCTTAATCTCTCGTCCAACTGCTTTGAAAATTTTCCTCAGGTTATCCTCAAGATCACACGCTTGGAGGAGTTGTATTTGAGTAGAAACATGTTGTCTTTTCTTCCAGAGGAAATAGGCCAGCTGTCTAATCTTGCCAACTTATGGCTGGACAATAACAGAATAACATTTCTCCCAGACTCGATTGTGGAGCTGGAGAAGCTGGAGGAGCTGGTTTTACAGGGTAACCAAATTGCCATACTCCCAGAcaattttggaaaatttgccAAAGTCAACAtttggaaaattaaggacaatcCTCTTATACAGCCTCCATATGAGGTGTGCATGAAGGGGATCCCTTATATAGCTGCCTATCAGAAGGAGCTTGCACACTCCCAATCTGCTGTGAAACCAAGATTAAAGCTTGTTTTGATGGGGCAGAGAAACGCAGGGAAAACTAGGCTCAGGCAATGCATTGTAAGCAAATCTTCAGACAATAAGACAACACCTGGAGGCAGAGGGATAGATGTGACCAACTGGGTAGCAGATGTTCACCGCTGTCTTACGTTTATAGTGTACGATTTATCAGGGAAGCAGAATTATGATCTGATCAAACCGTTTTTCCTTTCACCAGGAGCTCTGTATATTTTGGTGGTGAATTTAAAGTCATACACGTGTAAGACGTTTTACTCTAATGTAGGTTGTTTCCTTCACCTGCTCGGTGCAAAGGTGCCCCATGCGGTGGTCTGCATGGTGGGCACTCACACTGATCTTTGTGATGAGAGCGAGCTGGAGGAGAAGTGCTTGGACATCCACAGGCAAATCTACCTGCAGGAGAAGAGAGACATAGAGTGTCTGCAGACACTTGCTATGCAGGTGGACCAGGCCCTGGAGCAGGGCTATGACATAAGGGCCTCAAGCCCTCACGTACTCTTTTATGGAGTCTCGGACAAGAACCTGAGACGCAAGAAAGCCCAGCTGCAGTACATGCTTAATAATCGTCTGCAGATTTTGTCGCCCGTGTTTTGCGTCAGCTGTGTTGAGGCACAGAAGAACATCCAGCGCTTGAAGGAGAAGCTTATGTCTGTTGCTGATCACCGGGAGATCTTTCCCAACCTTCACAGAGTGCTGCCAAAGTCATGGCAGATGCTGGAGGAGCTCCACTTCAAGCCACAGGACCTGTGGCTTTCCTGGTGGGACTCCGCTCGGCTGGGCCTCCAAGCAGGTCTGACGGAGGACCGGCTGCAGAGCGCACTCTCATACCTGCACGAGAGTGGCAAACTGTTGTACTTTGAAGACAGCATCACATTAAAAGAATACGTCTTCCATAATCTGCCACGGTTCATAGCCATCTTGAATGTCTTCTTTCAGAAAGACCTTGCTGTGATGCTGGAAAAGTTGAATTCTGAAGCAGAGGGTGGAGATAATACCACTGCCTCTCAAATGAAGCACCACGTGGAAGCCTTTGTGCTGCACGGCCTCCTGCCATCAAACATCATCCGCCTGCTCCTCAAACCTCTCGTGCAGACGCAGCAGGACTTGCATCTTATCATGGAGCTGTTGGAAAAGATGGGGGTTTGCTACTGCGtcaacaaacctcgcagcaaaCCGCTGAACGGGGCCACTGTCTTGTACAAGTTCCCCAGTCTGGTCAGCAATGAGGAGGCCCATGCTGAACCCTGGCTGAATGGGGGCTCCCAGATCCCTAGTCAGTTTTTCTCTGTTGAACAGCTACAAATAGAGTACAGCTTTCCCTTTCTCATCCCACCTGGCCTCTTTGCGCGCTATAGCGTGCAAATCAACAACCATGTGGTGCAGCGCTCTGACGGAAGGAATTTCATCTTTGCCTACCGGGGAAAAGTGCCTGTGATGGTGAGTTACCGGCCCTCTCGAAACAGACTGCAGCCGGAGACACTTGCCATTTCTAGCCATGCCTCTTTGCCAAATATCTGGACAGCTTGGCAAGCCGTTACCCCTTTGTTGGAGGAGCTGAATGTTCTTCTGCAGGAATGGCCTGGTCTGCATTTTTCTGTAAATGTCCTCTGTTCCAAGTGCCTGAAGAGAGGGTCACCCAACCCACATTCCTTCCCAG caactgtttctttaaatgaaaatgagtcacagctcagttcagcacaaGAGCCCAGGAGGAGCAGAAgttctggtttttag
- the mfhas1 gene encoding malignant fibrous histiocytoma-amplified sequence 1 homolog isoform X1, producing the protein MAENETNLKTARLWRDAALRSRKLRSSLRQLTLSTKNSQTITLPEDIKEIEVLNLGNNSLEELPDGLGSTLTRLRILILRRNKFAAVPSAVFQLSQLVELDISHNCLSHFSEDIDLLKGLKKLCISHNKIQYLPSQIGTLQCLEELDISFNEIHDFPRSFSQLRRLRTLDVDHNKLQCFPPETLALSDLEELDCSGNKLEGLPGNIMMLQSIKILWLSSTHLSSLPETFCDLQNLESLMLDNNLLTALPHSFGKMQKLKMLNLSSNCFENFPQVILKITRLEELYLSRNMLSFLPEEIGQLSNLANLWLDNNRITFLPDSIVELEKLEELVLQGNQIAILPDNFGKFAKVNIWKIKDNPLIQPPYEVCMKGIPYIAAYQKELAHSQSAVKPRLKLVLMGQRNAGKTRLRQCIVSKSSDNKTTPGGRGIDVTNWVADVHRCLTFIVYDLSGKQNYDLIKPFFLSPGALYILVVNLKSYTCKTFYSNVGCFLHLLGAKVPHAVVCMVGTHTDLCDESELEEKCLDIHRQIYLQEKRDIECLQTLAMQVDQALEQGYDIRASSPHVLFYGVSDKNLRRKKAQLQYMLNNRLQILSPVFCVSCVEAQKNIQRLKEKLMSVADHREIFPNLHRVLPKSWQMLEELHFKPQDLWLSWWDSARLGLQAGLTEDRLQSALSYLHESGKLLYFEDSITLKEYVFHNLPRFIAILNVFFQKDLAVMLEKLNSEAEGGDNTTASQMKHHVEAFVLHGLLPSNIIRLLLKPLVQTQQDLHLIMELLEKMGVCYCVNKPRSKPLNGATVLYKFPSLVSNEEAHAEPWLNGGSQIPSQFFSVEQLQIEYSFPFLIPPGLFARYSVQINNHVVQRSDGRNFIFAYRGKVPVMVSYRPSRNRLQPETLAISSHASLPNIWTAWQAVTPLLEELNVLLQEWPGLHFSVNVLCSKCLKRGSPNPHSFPGELLSQPRPEGLTEIVCPKNGSERVNVALVYPPSPTLVSPSHK; encoded by the exons ATGGCCGAGAATGAGACAAATCTGAAGACAGCCAGGTTATGGAGGGACGCTGCTTTGCGCTCCCGAAAGCTGAGGAGCAGTCTGCGACAGCTCACCCTCAGCACAAAAAACAGCCAGACTATCACCCTGCCTGAGGACATCAAGGAGATTGAAGTGCTCAATCTTGGTAATAATTCCTTGGAAGAGCTTCCAGATGGACTTGGTTCCACCCTGACCAGGCTTCGCATCCTTATCCTTCGCAGGAACAAGTTTGCTGCTGTGCCTTCCGCAGTGTTCCAGCTCAGTCAGCTGGTCGAGCTGGACATCAGTCACAACTGCCTGAGCCACTTCTCAGAGGATATTGATCTTCTAAAGGGGCTTAAAAAGCTCTGCATCAGCCACAACAAGATCCAGTACCTTCCGTCACAGATCGGGACGCTGCAGTGCTTGGAGGAACTTGACATCAGCTTCAACGAGATCCATGACTTCCCCAGGTCCTTTTCTCAGCTCAGAAGGCTTCGAACACTTGACGTAGACCACAACAAGCTGCAGTGTTTCCCACCAGAGACCCTCGCTCTCAGTGACTTGGAAGAGCTTGACTGCTCCGGTAATAAACTCGAGGGCCTCCCAGGTAACATAATGATGCTGCAGTCCATCAAAATCCTGTGGCTGAGCAGCACCCACCTCTCTTCATTACCCGAGACGTTCTGTGACCTACAGAACTTGGAGAGCTTGATGCTGGATAACAATCTCCTCACAGCCCTGCCGCATTCCTTTGGGAAGATGCAAAAACTGAAAATGCTTAATCTCTCGTCCAACTGCTTTGAAAATTTTCCTCAGGTTATCCTCAAGATCACACGCTTGGAGGAGTTGTATTTGAGTAGAAACATGTTGTCTTTTCTTCCAGAGGAAATAGGCCAGCTGTCTAATCTTGCCAACTTATGGCTGGACAATAACAGAATAACATTTCTCCCAGACTCGATTGTGGAGCTGGAGAAGCTGGAGGAGCTGGTTTTACAGGGTAACCAAATTGCCATACTCCCAGAcaattttggaaaatttgccAAAGTCAACAtttggaaaattaaggacaatcCTCTTATACAGCCTCCATATGAGGTGTGCATGAAGGGGATCCCTTATATAGCTGCCTATCAGAAGGAGCTTGCACACTCCCAATCTGCTGTGAAACCAAGATTAAAGCTTGTTTTGATGGGGCAGAGAAACGCAGGGAAAACTAGGCTCAGGCAATGCATTGTAAGCAAATCTTCAGACAATAAGACAACACCTGGAGGCAGAGGGATAGATGTGACCAACTGGGTAGCAGATGTTCACCGCTGTCTTACGTTTATAGTGTACGATTTATCAGGGAAGCAGAATTATGATCTGATCAAACCGTTTTTCCTTTCACCAGGAGCTCTGTATATTTTGGTGGTGAATTTAAAGTCATACACGTGTAAGACGTTTTACTCTAATGTAGGTTGTTTCCTTCACCTGCTCGGTGCAAAGGTGCCCCATGCGGTGGTCTGCATGGTGGGCACTCACACTGATCTTTGTGATGAGAGCGAGCTGGAGGAGAAGTGCTTGGACATCCACAGGCAAATCTACCTGCAGGAGAAGAGAGACATAGAGTGTCTGCAGACACTTGCTATGCAGGTGGACCAGGCCCTGGAGCAGGGCTATGACATAAGGGCCTCAAGCCCTCACGTACTCTTTTATGGAGTCTCGGACAAGAACCTGAGACGCAAGAAAGCCCAGCTGCAGTACATGCTTAATAATCGTCTGCAGATTTTGTCGCCCGTGTTTTGCGTCAGCTGTGTTGAGGCACAGAAGAACATCCAGCGCTTGAAGGAGAAGCTTATGTCTGTTGCTGATCACCGGGAGATCTTTCCCAACCTTCACAGAGTGCTGCCAAAGTCATGGCAGATGCTGGAGGAGCTCCACTTCAAGCCACAGGACCTGTGGCTTTCCTGGTGGGACTCCGCTCGGCTGGGCCTCCAAGCAGGTCTGACGGAGGACCGGCTGCAGAGCGCACTCTCATACCTGCACGAGAGTGGCAAACTGTTGTACTTTGAAGACAGCATCACATTAAAAGAATACGTCTTCCATAATCTGCCACGGTTCATAGCCATCTTGAATGTCTTCTTTCAGAAAGACCTTGCTGTGATGCTGGAAAAGTTGAATTCTGAAGCAGAGGGTGGAGATAATACCACTGCCTCTCAAATGAAGCACCACGTGGAAGCCTTTGTGCTGCACGGCCTCCTGCCATCAAACATCATCCGCCTGCTCCTCAAACCTCTCGTGCAGACGCAGCAGGACTTGCATCTTATCATGGAGCTGTTGGAAAAGATGGGGGTTTGCTACTGCGtcaacaaacctcgcagcaaaCCGCTGAACGGGGCCACTGTCTTGTACAAGTTCCCCAGTCTGGTCAGCAATGAGGAGGCCCATGCTGAACCCTGGCTGAATGGGGGCTCCCAGATCCCTAGTCAGTTTTTCTCTGTTGAACAGCTACAAATAGAGTACAGCTTTCCCTTTCTCATCCCACCTGGCCTCTTTGCGCGCTATAGCGTGCAAATCAACAACCATGTGGTGCAGCGCTCTGACGGAAGGAATTTCATCTTTGCCTACCGGGGAAAAGTGCCTGTGATGGTGAGTTACCGGCCCTCTCGAAACAGACTGCAGCCGGAGACACTTGCCATTTCTAGCCATGCCTCTTTGCCAAATATCTGGACAGCTTGGCAAGCCGTTACCCCTTTGTTGGAGGAGCTGAATGTTCTTCTGCAGGAATGGCCTGGTCTGCATTTTTCTGTAAATGTCCTCTGTTCCAAGTGCCTGAAGAGAGGGTCACCCAACCCACATTCCTTCCCAG GTGAGTTACTAAGTCAGCCTCGTCCCGAGGGACTGACTGAGATCGTTTGCCCAAAGAATGGCTCGGAGCGAGTGAACGTGGCGCTGGTCTATCCTCCGTCCCCTACACTGGTCAGCCCCAGTCACAAATGA
- the mfhas1 gene encoding malignant fibrous histiocytoma-amplified sequence 1 homolog isoform X3, whose amino-acid sequence MAENETNLKTARLWRDAALRSRKLRSSLRQLTLSTKNSQTITLPEDIKEIEVLNLGNNSLEELPDGLGSTLTRLRILILRRNKFAAVPSAVFQLSQLVELDISHNCLSHFSEDIDLLKGLKKLCISHNKIQYLPSQIGTLQCLEELDISFNEIHDFPRSFSQLRRLRTLDVDHNKLQCFPPETLALSDLEELDCSGNKLEGLPGNIMMLQSIKILWLSSTHLSSLPETFCDLQNLESLMLDNNLLTALPHSFGKMQKLKMLNLSSNCFENFPQVILKITRLEELYLSRNMLSFLPEEIGQLSNLANLWLDNNRITFLPDSIVELEKLEELVLQGNQIAILPDNFGKFAKVNIWKIKDNPLIQPPYEVCMKGIPYIAAYQKELAHSQSAVKPRLKLVLMGQRNAGKTRLRQCIVSKSSDNKTTPGGRGIDVTNWVADVHRCLTFIVYDLSGKQNYDLIKPFFLSPGALYILVVNLKSYTCKTFYSNVGCFLHLLGAKVPHAVVCMVGTHTDLCDESELEEKCLDIHRQIYLQEKRDIECLQTLAMQVDQALEQGYDIRASSPHVLFYGVSDKNLRRKKAQLQYMLNNRLQILSPVFCVSCVEAQKNIQRLKEKLMSVADHREIFPNLHRVLPKSWQMLEELHFKPQDLWLSWWDSARLGLQAGLTEDRLQSALSYLHESGKLLYFEDSITLKEYVFHNLPRFIAILNVFFQKDLAVMLEKLNSEAEGGDNTTASQMKHHVEAFVLHGLLPSNIIRLLLKPLVQTQQDLHLIMELLEKMGVCYCVNKPRSKPLNGATVLYKFPSLVSNEEAHAEPWLNGGSQIPSQFFSVEQLQIEYSFPFLIPPGLFARYSVQINNHVVQRSDGRNFIFAYRGKVPVMVSYRPSRNRLQPETLAISSHASLPNIWTAWQAVTPLLEELNVLLQEWPGLHFSVNVLCSKCLKRGSPNPHSFPVLTQTAAVD is encoded by the exons ATGGCCGAGAATGAGACAAATCTGAAGACAGCCAGGTTATGGAGGGACGCTGCTTTGCGCTCCCGAAAGCTGAGGAGCAGTCTGCGACAGCTCACCCTCAGCACAAAAAACAGCCAGACTATCACCCTGCCTGAGGACATCAAGGAGATTGAAGTGCTCAATCTTGGTAATAATTCCTTGGAAGAGCTTCCAGATGGACTTGGTTCCACCCTGACCAGGCTTCGCATCCTTATCCTTCGCAGGAACAAGTTTGCTGCTGTGCCTTCCGCAGTGTTCCAGCTCAGTCAGCTGGTCGAGCTGGACATCAGTCACAACTGCCTGAGCCACTTCTCAGAGGATATTGATCTTCTAAAGGGGCTTAAAAAGCTCTGCATCAGCCACAACAAGATCCAGTACCTTCCGTCACAGATCGGGACGCTGCAGTGCTTGGAGGAACTTGACATCAGCTTCAACGAGATCCATGACTTCCCCAGGTCCTTTTCTCAGCTCAGAAGGCTTCGAACACTTGACGTAGACCACAACAAGCTGCAGTGTTTCCCACCAGAGACCCTCGCTCTCAGTGACTTGGAAGAGCTTGACTGCTCCGGTAATAAACTCGAGGGCCTCCCAGGTAACATAATGATGCTGCAGTCCATCAAAATCCTGTGGCTGAGCAGCACCCACCTCTCTTCATTACCCGAGACGTTCTGTGACCTACAGAACTTGGAGAGCTTGATGCTGGATAACAATCTCCTCACAGCCCTGCCGCATTCCTTTGGGAAGATGCAAAAACTGAAAATGCTTAATCTCTCGTCCAACTGCTTTGAAAATTTTCCTCAGGTTATCCTCAAGATCACACGCTTGGAGGAGTTGTATTTGAGTAGAAACATGTTGTCTTTTCTTCCAGAGGAAATAGGCCAGCTGTCTAATCTTGCCAACTTATGGCTGGACAATAACAGAATAACATTTCTCCCAGACTCGATTGTGGAGCTGGAGAAGCTGGAGGAGCTGGTTTTACAGGGTAACCAAATTGCCATACTCCCAGAcaattttggaaaatttgccAAAGTCAACAtttggaaaattaaggacaatcCTCTTATACAGCCTCCATATGAGGTGTGCATGAAGGGGATCCCTTATATAGCTGCCTATCAGAAGGAGCTTGCACACTCCCAATCTGCTGTGAAACCAAGATTAAAGCTTGTTTTGATGGGGCAGAGAAACGCAGGGAAAACTAGGCTCAGGCAATGCATTGTAAGCAAATCTTCAGACAATAAGACAACACCTGGAGGCAGAGGGATAGATGTGACCAACTGGGTAGCAGATGTTCACCGCTGTCTTACGTTTATAGTGTACGATTTATCAGGGAAGCAGAATTATGATCTGATCAAACCGTTTTTCCTTTCACCAGGAGCTCTGTATATTTTGGTGGTGAATTTAAAGTCATACACGTGTAAGACGTTTTACTCTAATGTAGGTTGTTTCCTTCACCTGCTCGGTGCAAAGGTGCCCCATGCGGTGGTCTGCATGGTGGGCACTCACACTGATCTTTGTGATGAGAGCGAGCTGGAGGAGAAGTGCTTGGACATCCACAGGCAAATCTACCTGCAGGAGAAGAGAGACATAGAGTGTCTGCAGACACTTGCTATGCAGGTGGACCAGGCCCTGGAGCAGGGCTATGACATAAGGGCCTCAAGCCCTCACGTACTCTTTTATGGAGTCTCGGACAAGAACCTGAGACGCAAGAAAGCCCAGCTGCAGTACATGCTTAATAATCGTCTGCAGATTTTGTCGCCCGTGTTTTGCGTCAGCTGTGTTGAGGCACAGAAGAACATCCAGCGCTTGAAGGAGAAGCTTATGTCTGTTGCTGATCACCGGGAGATCTTTCCCAACCTTCACAGAGTGCTGCCAAAGTCATGGCAGATGCTGGAGGAGCTCCACTTCAAGCCACAGGACCTGTGGCTTTCCTGGTGGGACTCCGCTCGGCTGGGCCTCCAAGCAGGTCTGACGGAGGACCGGCTGCAGAGCGCACTCTCATACCTGCACGAGAGTGGCAAACTGTTGTACTTTGAAGACAGCATCACATTAAAAGAATACGTCTTCCATAATCTGCCACGGTTCATAGCCATCTTGAATGTCTTCTTTCAGAAAGACCTTGCTGTGATGCTGGAAAAGTTGAATTCTGAAGCAGAGGGTGGAGATAATACCACTGCCTCTCAAATGAAGCACCACGTGGAAGCCTTTGTGCTGCACGGCCTCCTGCCATCAAACATCATCCGCCTGCTCCTCAAACCTCTCGTGCAGACGCAGCAGGACTTGCATCTTATCATGGAGCTGTTGGAAAAGATGGGGGTTTGCTACTGCGtcaacaaacctcgcagcaaaCCGCTGAACGGGGCCACTGTCTTGTACAAGTTCCCCAGTCTGGTCAGCAATGAGGAGGCCCATGCTGAACCCTGGCTGAATGGGGGCTCCCAGATCCCTAGTCAGTTTTTCTCTGTTGAACAGCTACAAATAGAGTACAGCTTTCCCTTTCTCATCCCACCTGGCCTCTTTGCGCGCTATAGCGTGCAAATCAACAACCATGTGGTGCAGCGCTCTGACGGAAGGAATTTCATCTTTGCCTACCGGGGAAAAGTGCCTGTGATGGTGAGTTACCGGCCCTCTCGAAACAGACTGCAGCCGGAGACACTTGCCATTTCTAGCCATGCCTCTTTGCCAAATATCTGGACAGCTTGGCAAGCCGTTACCCCTTTGTTGGAGGAGCTGAATGTTCTTCTGCAGGAATGGCCTGGTCTGCATTTTTCTGTAAATGTCCTCTGTTCCAAGTGCCTGAAGAGAGGGTCACCCAACCCACATTCCTTCCCAG TGCTCACCCAGACTGCTGCAGTGGATTAG